One Micromonospora sp. WMMD812 genomic window carries:
- a CDS encoding ASCH domain-containing protein, with product MWPRIGGLRTLALGTRGELRANLNALVLAGAKTATAGLLTEYAEEGEELERVGERLVLVDDDDRLTGVVLITGVEVVRFADVTWDFARSEGEGDRSIEDWRAGHSSYWARVGTPVTDDTEIVCLRFRLLPTDDGVLSS from the coding sequence ATGTGGCCACGGATCGGCGGACTGCGCACCCTCGCCCTCGGCACCCGCGGTGAGCTGCGGGCCAACCTCAACGCCCTGGTGCTCGCCGGGGCGAAGACGGCGACCGCGGGGCTGCTCACCGAGTACGCCGAGGAGGGCGAGGAGCTGGAACGGGTCGGCGAGCGGCTGGTCCTGGTCGACGACGACGACCGGCTGACCGGCGTCGTGCTGATCACCGGCGTCGAGGTGGTCCGTTTCGCCGACGTTACCTGGGACTTCGCCCGGTCCGAGGGCGAGGGGGACCGGTCGATCGAGGACTGGCGCGCCGGGCACTCCTCCTACTGGGCGCGCGTCGGCACCCCGGTCACCGACGACACGGAGATCGTCTGCCTGCGCTTCCGCCTGCTTCCCACCGACGACGGCGTGCTCAGCAGCTGA
- a CDS encoding alpha/beta hydrolase yields the protein MARRRAVLIPGQFYDTRAPLFAYTGETLRRAGFDLHEISWQVPAGLDEDRSAAWVAEQVAPALTEPTDLLVGKSLGSLAAPLAVDRRLPAVWLTPLLHLPEVMTALERATAPFLLIGGLADPTWDAAEARRLTSHMLEIPDADHSLMVPGPLVRSADALGRVCLAVDAFVQINRTL from the coding sequence ATGGCGAGGCGGCGGGCGGTGCTGATTCCCGGCCAGTTCTACGACACGCGGGCCCCGCTCTTCGCGTACACCGGCGAGACCCTGCGCCGCGCGGGCTTCGACCTGCACGAGATCTCCTGGCAGGTGCCGGCCGGGCTCGACGAGGACCGGAGCGCGGCGTGGGTGGCGGAGCAGGTGGCGCCGGCCCTGACCGAGCCGACCGACCTGCTGGTCGGTAAGTCGCTCGGCAGCCTCGCCGCGCCGCTCGCCGTCGACCGACGGTTGCCGGCGGTCTGGCTCACGCCGCTGCTGCACCTGCCGGAGGTGATGACGGCGCTGGAGCGGGCCACCGCGCCGTTCCTGCTGATCGGTGGCCTTGCCGACCCGACCTGGGACGCTGCCGAGGCCCGCCGGCTCACCTCGCACATGCTGGAGATCCCGGACGCCGACCACTCGTTGATGGTGCCCGGTCCTCTGGTTCGCTCGGCCGATGCGCTGGGTCGGGTCTGCCTCGCGGTCGACGCGTTCGTTCAGATCAACCGGACGCTGTAG
- a CDS encoding helix-turn-helix transcriptional regulator has translation MREPTFLILTALAGEPRHGYGIIQEVTALSEARVSLLPGTLYTALDRLTAQGLVAHDRDENVEGRLRRYYRLTSDGLAALQAETARLRQLTAAAEARLRALRPRTA, from the coding sequence ATGCGTGAGCCGACGTTCCTCATCCTCACCGCGCTCGCCGGTGAGCCACGGCACGGCTACGGCATCATCCAGGAGGTCACCGCGCTCTCCGAGGCACGCGTCAGTCTGCTTCCCGGGACGCTCTACACGGCGCTGGACCGGCTGACCGCGCAGGGCCTCGTCGCGCACGACCGGGACGAGAACGTCGAGGGGCGGCTGCGCCGCTACTACCGGCTCACCTCCGACGGGTTGGCGGCCCTCCAGGCCGAGACCGCCCGGCTCCGCCAGCTCACCGCCGCCGCCGAGGCCCGACTACGCGCCCTCCGGCCTCGCACCGCCTGA
- a CDS encoding septal ring lytic transglycosylase RlpA family protein, with amino-acid sequence MAGRHSRTRRISSPAGLAATAAVAVALAIGGTVGTVQLTSGASSRPVAVELTPTTAASTLAPSSPAVSPSASATASPTPSRSAQAASRGKTRTAAPKPSPTAKKTTPAPSVVESGSCGASFYSDGQLTANGETFNPDDLTAAHKTLPFNTRVRVTNPANGKSVTVRINDRGPFIDGRCIDLSRAAFASIASLDVGAMTVRYEVLG; translated from the coding sequence GTGGCAGGTAGGCACTCCCGTACCCGCAGGATCTCCTCGCCGGCCGGCCTCGCGGCCACCGCGGCGGTCGCCGTCGCCCTCGCCATCGGCGGCACCGTCGGCACGGTGCAGCTGACGTCGGGTGCGTCCTCCCGGCCGGTCGCCGTCGAACTCACGCCCACCACCGCGGCGAGCACCCTCGCGCCCAGTTCGCCGGCCGTGTCGCCGAGCGCGAGCGCGACGGCCAGCCCGACCCCCAGCCGCTCCGCGCAGGCGGCCTCGCGCGGCAAGACGCGTACGGCAGCCCCGAAGCCCTCGCCGACCGCGAAGAAGACCACGCCGGCGCCCAGCGTCGTGGAGAGCGGATCCTGCGGCGCCTCCTTCTACTCCGACGGCCAGCTGACCGCGAACGGGGAGACGTTCAACCCGGACGACCTGACCGCGGCCCACAAGACCCTGCCGTTCAACACCCGGGTCCGGGTGACCAACCCGGCCAACGGCAAGTCGGTCACCGTACGGATCAACGACCGCGGCCCGTTCATCGACGGTCGCTGCATCGACCTGTCCCGGGCCGCCTTCGCCTCCATCGCCTCCCTGGACGTGGGTGCGATGACCGTGCGGTACGAGGTGCTCGGCTGA
- a CDS encoding phosphoribosyltransferase family protein produces MAPELSERLVRLFRWIDPGPGSSHLVSDVSGWWRDPEVLAELGPALVAPFRAARPTVVVSPAVTGLLVGPLAATALGVGFVPAHKPGDGRLPAGPLTWAQSPPDFRGRRVDLAVRDRLLGPGDRVLVVDDWVATGAQVRALYDICATRGAEPVGTAAVAVECPPELAAELRVRGLVAATDLNG; encoded by the coding sequence ATGGCCCCTGAGCTGAGCGAACGCCTGGTCCGGCTGTTCCGCTGGATCGACCCCGGCCCCGGCTCCAGCCACCTGGTCAGCGACGTCTCCGGCTGGTGGCGGGATCCAGAGGTGCTCGCCGAACTGGGCCCGGCTCTCGTGGCGCCGTTCCGCGCCGCCCGGCCGACCGTGGTGGTCTCCCCGGCGGTCACCGGGCTGCTGGTGGGCCCGCTGGCCGCCACCGCGCTCGGGGTCGGGTTCGTGCCCGCGCACAAGCCGGGCGACGGTCGACTGCCGGCCGGTCCGCTGACCTGGGCGCAGAGCCCGCCGGACTTCCGCGGTCGCCGGGTCGACCTGGCCGTCCGGGACCGGCTCCTCGGGCCCGGGGACCGGGTGCTGGTGGTGGACGACTGGGTGGCCACCGGCGCCCAGGTGCGCGCCCTGTACGACATCTGCGCGACGCGCGGCGCCGAACCGGTCGGCACGGCGGCCGTCGCCGTCGAGTGCCCGCCCGAGTTAGCCGCCGAGCTGCGGGTACGCGGACTGGTGGCGGCCACCGACCTGAACGGTTGA
- a CDS encoding LLM class flavin-dependent oxidoreductase — protein sequence MRIGIVILPDQRWSESQRRWRQADEWDFDHAWTYDHLGWRDLVDGPWFDSMTTLTAAATVTSRVRLGTLVASPNFRHPAAFARQVTAVDDVSDGRLLLGIGAGGIGFDATVLGGETLPPRQRVDRFAEFTELLDLVLRQDGTTWRGEWFAAVDARNNPGCVQTPRVPFVVAANGPRSMRLVARFGQGWVTTGTGGDDLESWWAGVAELSSRLDRTLDEAGRDPATLDRYLSLDAAPVFSLSSAEFFADQVRRAAALGFTDVVTHWPRASSWYAGSEETLVDVATRLLPELRG from the coding sequence ATGCGGATTGGCATCGTGATCCTCCCCGACCAGCGCTGGTCCGAGTCGCAGCGGCGCTGGCGGCAGGCGGACGAGTGGGACTTCGACCACGCCTGGACGTACGACCACCTCGGCTGGCGTGACCTGGTCGACGGTCCCTGGTTCGACTCGATGACCACCCTGACCGCCGCCGCGACGGTCACCTCCCGGGTCCGCCTCGGCACCCTGGTCGCCTCGCCCAACTTCCGGCACCCGGCGGCCTTCGCCCGGCAGGTCACCGCCGTCGACGACGTCTCCGACGGTCGGCTGCTGCTCGGCATCGGCGCCGGCGGCATCGGCTTCGACGCCACCGTGCTCGGCGGCGAGACGCTGCCCCCGCGCCAGCGGGTCGACCGGTTCGCCGAGTTCACCGAGCTGCTCGATCTGGTGCTGCGGCAGGACGGCACGACCTGGCGGGGCGAGTGGTTCGCCGCGGTCGACGCCCGGAACAACCCGGGCTGTGTGCAGACCCCACGGGTGCCGTTCGTGGTCGCCGCGAACGGGCCACGCTCGATGCGCCTGGTGGCCCGCTTCGGGCAGGGGTGGGTCACCACGGGCACGGGCGGCGACGACCTGGAGAGCTGGTGGGCCGGGGTCGCCGAGCTGTCGTCCCGGCTGGACCGGACGCTGGACGAGGCCGGCCGTGACCCGGCCACCCTCGACCGCTACCTCTCCCTCGACGCGGCCCCGGTCTTCTCACTGAGCAGCGCCGAGTTCTTCGCCGACCAGGTCCGGCGGGCCGCCGCCCTGGGCTTCACCGACGTGGTCACTCACTGGCCGCGGGCCAGCAGCTGGTACGCCGGGAGCGAGGAGACGCTGGTCGACGTGGCGACCCGGCTCCTGCCGGAGTTGCGCGGCTGA
- a CDS encoding questin oxidase family protein — MSDGILDEAYQRLHRTGPEYDGWLSNHGPMAVEALVRHGHDRGVHRWLDEYLARLDELPRGLRPIDDWRAALGDPKRAGDWLAHFDRELRERPWRDVLGTWWPRLLPGIAAGATHGVIRVGHAVRALRADETSPQRRAELGQALGYWAARWQPVPGAARLIAAAALRSDDEPAHRAAVGGVPEPGSGDGPGSGHGPDVDAALGGLPRIADRSGGIRERLSRLPDVPEWTVALTALRPARTPAEAERGLTALTHRAGLDYLRFAHAAPVMLVHAVTAPTAVRRTLPALDPALWAPSLAAAWSATAALTAVYAPPDPATPPAVTAGTPAEVFARAARHGDAHVVKLADAVLDVHAATGDERVLDAAGYSVRLI; from the coding sequence ATGAGCGACGGAATCCTCGACGAGGCGTACCAGCGGCTGCACCGCACCGGCCCCGAGTACGACGGCTGGCTGTCCAACCACGGCCCGATGGCGGTGGAGGCGCTGGTGCGACACGGGCATGACCGTGGCGTGCACCGCTGGTTGGACGAGTACCTCGCCCGCCTCGACGAGCTGCCGCGCGGCCTGCGCCCGATCGACGACTGGCGGGCCGCGCTCGGCGACCCGAAGCGGGCCGGTGACTGGCTCGCGCATTTCGACCGGGAACTGCGCGAGCGGCCCTGGCGCGACGTGCTCGGCACCTGGTGGCCGCGGCTGCTGCCCGGCATCGCGGCCGGCGCCACCCACGGCGTCATCCGGGTCGGGCACGCCGTACGCGCACTCCGCGCCGACGAGACGAGCCCGCAGCGACGTGCCGAACTCGGCCAGGCCCTCGGCTACTGGGCGGCGCGCTGGCAACCGGTGCCGGGCGCCGCCCGGCTGATCGCGGCCGCCGCCCTGCGCTCCGACGACGAGCCGGCGCACCGGGCCGCGGTCGGCGGGGTTCCCGAGCCGGGCTCCGGCGACGGGCCGGGCTCCGGCCACGGGCCGGACGTGGACGCGGCGCTGGGCGGGCTGCCCCGGATCGCCGACCGCTCCGGCGGCATCCGCGAGCGGCTGAGCCGGCTGCCCGACGTACCGGAATGGACGGTCGCGCTCACCGCCCTGCGGCCGGCACGGACCCCGGCCGAGGCGGAGCGGGGGCTGACCGCGCTGACGCACCGGGCCGGGCTGGACTACCTGCGCTTCGCGCACGCCGCACCGGTCATGCTGGTACACGCCGTCACCGCGCCGACCGCGGTGCGCCGTACGCTGCCGGCCCTCGATCCGGCGCTCTGGGCGCCGAGCCTCGCCGCGGCCTGGTCCGCAACGGCGGCCCTGACGGCGGTGTACGCCCCACCGGACCCGGCCACGCCGCCAGCCGTGACGGCCGGCACCCCGGCGGAGGTCTTCGCCCGCGCGGCCCGGCACGGCGACGCGCACGTGGTGAAGCTCGCCGACGCGGTGCTGGACGTCCACGCGGCGACGGGCGACGAGCGGGTGCTCGACGCCGCCGGCTACAGCGTCCGGTTGATCTGA